From Nicotiana tabacum cultivar K326 chromosome 20, ASM71507v2, whole genome shotgun sequence, one genomic window encodes:
- the LOC142174274 gene encoding uncharacterized protein LOC142174274 has translation MAMMRVVGVDEKKGSSLISIKLIGLENYTLWSSTMRVSLLGKSKLGFVDGRYPKEKFPHVLHELWKKCNAIVLSWIINSVSAELLSGMVYGSSAHKVWMDLKETFDKVNGSRVLYLHKQIATLAQGLSSVSAYFSNLKELWAEFDALMPCPGCGCEESNKYVENFEYQRLLQFLMGPNETYSQSSNQILNMSLRPSINKAYSMIISEKSRRALSQSSQVSEVNEGTSLFSNKGISSGDPVQLNAKGNHGQNHNFLGMR, from the exons ATGGCGATGATGAGGGTGGTCGGGGTGGACGAAAAGAAAG GTAGTTCTCTCATCTCTATCAAGCTCATAGGACTTGAGAATTACACGTTGTGGAGTAGTACTATGCGAGTTAGTCTGCTAGGAAAAAGTAAGCTAGGATTTGTAGATGGAAGGTATCCAAAAGAGAAGTTTCCTCATGTTCTTCATGAACTTTGGAAAAAATGTAATGCTATAGTTCTATCGTGGATTATAAATTCTGTGAGTGCTGAATTGTTGAGTGGCATGGTCTATGGTTCGAGTGCTCACAAAGTATGGATGGACCTCAAAGAGACGTTTGATAAAGTTAATGGTTCTAGAGTGTTATATCTGCATAAACAAATTGCAACTCTAGCTCAAGGGCTTTCATCTGTGTCTGCTTACTTCTCAAATTTGAAGGAGTTGTGGGCAGAGTTTGATGCTCTTATGCCCTGCCCTGGGTGTGGTTGTGAAGAGTCGAATAAATatgttgaaaattttgagtaCCAAAGGCTATTACAGTTTCTCATGGGCCCAAATGAGACATACTCTCAGTCAAGCAATCAGATCTTGAACATGTCTCTTAGACCTTCCATAAACAAAGCTTACTCAATGATTATTTCTGAAAAAAGCAGAAGAGCACTATCTCAGTCCTCTCAAGTTTCTGAAGTTAATGAAGGTACATCCTTGTTCAGTAATAAGGGAATATCATCTGGAGATCCAGTTCAGCTGAATGCAAAAGGAAACCATGGGCAAAATCACAACTTCTTGGGAATGAGGTGA
- the LOC107778242 gene encoding putative WRKY transcription factor 4: MAENEGSSSSSSTSRAQLLRPTITLPPRNSMESLFSVGSSGISPGPMTLVSSFFSDNDPDSDCRSFSQLLAGAMSSPAGFSSVRPGFRPVPPPYTAATAQEYKQNRPTGLVISQSPTTFTVPPGLSPGGLLDGFFSPGQGPFGMSHQQVLAQFTTQAAQAQSQMHIRPDYPSSLTAAATSLSQFQSLASNAAANQQIPPPALNPNIVKESSDVSLSDQRSEPASFAVDKPADDGYNWRKYGQKQVKGSEYPRSYYKCTHSNCPVKKKVERSLDGQVTEIIYKGQHNHQPPQSSKRSKESGNPNGNYNSQGSYEPSTEGLTGNFNKPKEGETSYSLRMKDHESSQATHDQISGSSDSEEVGDAETRVDGRDIDERESKRRAVEVQTSEAACSHRTVTEPRIIVQTTSEVDLLDDGYRWRKYGQKVVKGNPYPRSYYKCTSQGCNVRKHVERAATDPKAVITTYEGKHNHDVPAARNSSHNTTNNSMSQLRPHNPVVDKPAAMRRTNFPNNEQQPIALLRFKEEQIT; the protein is encoded by the exons ATGGCTGAGAATgaaggatcatcatcatcatcatcaacgtcAAGAGCTCAATTACTACGTCCAACAATAACTTTACCACCGAGAAATTCAATGGAAAGTTTATTTTCGGTCGGGTCAAGTGGTATTAGCCCGGGTCCAATGACCCTAGTATCTAGTTTCTTCTCAGATAACGATCCGGATTCGGATTGTCGTTCTTTTTCTCAGCTTCTCGCCGGTGCAATGTCATCTCCGGCGGGTTTTTCCAGCGTTCGACCGGGTTTCCGGCCAGTTCCTCCGCCATATACGGCGGCGACGGCACAGGAGTATAAGCAGAATAGGCCAACGGGTTTGGTGATAAGTCAGTCGCCTACGACGTTTACTGTACCGCCTGGATTGAGTCCAGGTGGTTTGCTTGATGGGTTCTTCTCACCTGGCCAG GGCCCCTTTGGAATGTCACATCAGCAAGTGCTTGCTCAATTTACAACTCAGGCAGCCCAGGCTCAGTCTCAAATGCACATTCGGCCCGACTATCCGTCTTCTTTAACAGCAGCTGCAACGTCATTGTCACAGTTCCAGTCCTTAGCATCAAACGCAGCAGCAAACCAACAGATACCTCCTCCTGCATTAAATCCTAACATCGTGAAAGAGTCATCAGATGTTTCCTTATCTGATCAGAGGTCAGAACCTGCTTCCTTTGCTGTTGACAAACCTGCTGATGATGGCTACAACTGGCGAAAGTATGGGCAGAAGCAGGTCAAGGGAAGTGAATATCCACGAAGCTATTACAAGTGTACACATTCAAATTGTCCAGTCAAGAAGAAGGTTGAGCGCTCCCTAGATGGCCAGGTGACAGAGATTATATATAAGGGCCAGCACAACCATCAGCCGCCTCAATCTAGTAAGCGTTCAAAAGAAAGTGGAAATCCAAATGGAAATTATAATTCTCAAGGGTCCTATGAGCCCAGCACTGAGGGTCTGACTGGAAATTTTAACAAACCCAAGGAGGGCGAAACATCCTATTCGTTAAGAATGAAAGATCATGAATCCAGCCAAGCAACACATGACCAGATCTCCGGATCAAGTGACAGCGAGGAAGTGGGTGATGCTGAGACTAGAGTGGATGGAAGAGACATTGATGAACGGGAATCAAAGCGGAG GGCTGTAGAAGTACAGACTTCAGAGGCAGCTTGTTCTCACCGGACAGTTACAGAACCTAGGATCATCGTTCAAACAACCAGTGAAGTTGATCTTTTGGATGATGGTTATAGGTGGCGAAAGTATGGCCAAAAGGTTGTTAAAGGAAACCCTTATCCAAG AAGCTATTACAAATGTACGAGCCAGGGATGTAACGTAAGAAAGCATGTCGAAAGGGCGGCAACTGACCCTAAAGCAGTCATAACAACATACGAGGGTAAACATAATCATGATGTGCCTGCAGCCAGGAACAGTAGCCACAATACCACTAATAACTCTATGTCACAATTGAGGCCACACAACCCTGTAGTTGATAAACCAGCTGCAATGCGAAGAACAAACTTTCCAAACAATGAACAACAACCTATAGCACTTCTACGTTTCAAAGAAGAACAAATTACATGA